A genomic stretch from Anopheles nili chromosome X, idAnoNiliSN_F5_01, whole genome shotgun sequence includes:
- the LOC128728425 gene encoding forkhead box protein L2 yields MLNVCADLVQFDQYSLQLYNYAMVERFRSNQFFNYGNFVADTRTLSRFFKPTLPPNPVDAAAAAAAAAAAAAGSALLADASKLSSQAPKPQYSYIGLIAIAILSSPEKKLVLSDIYQHILDNYSYFRSRGPGWRNSIRHNLSLNDCFIKAGRSAHGKGHYWAVHPANVEDFLKGDFRRRKAQRKVRRHMGLTSDDDIYDNSSPRQFFPAINSPPPPPPPPSASQPSLSSVQPPQPPPAPHPVLYLGPGSAATATSAAAAAAAAAAAAAAAAAAASAAGSSAVGPGGGPSAAGKLALVALGEGGPADHQHLHHQHQAAALLHHHHQQQQQQQQQQHLHQHHHQHQHHHHHHHHHHQTTAAAIIMRNTMESFSRKRQFDVESLLRPDDGTDDREPFELRRARLCSPASSSQSPSPLPPFAGALLPVQQPPPPPPKTSPSQTLQSKGGQ; encoded by the coding sequence ATGTTGAACGTGTGCGCAGATCTGGTGCAGTTCGACCAGTACAGCCTGCAGCTGTACAACTACGCCATGGTGGAGCGTTTCCGCTCGAACCAGTTCTTCAACTACGGCAACTTCGTGGCTGACACACGGACACTGTCGAGGTTCTTCAAGCCGACGTTGCCACCCAACCCGGTTGatgcggcagcagcagcagcagctgctgcagcagccgccgccggCAGCGCTCTTCTTGCTGATGCCAGCAAGTTGTCCTCCCAGGCCCCGAAACCCCAGTACAGCTACATCGGGTTGAttgcgatcgcgatccttAGCTCACCCGAGAAGAAGCTGGTGCTGTCCGACATCTACCAGCACATCCTCGACAACTACTCCTATTTCCGCAGCCGTGGACCCGGTTGGCGCAACTCGATCCGCCACAATCTCTCACTCAACGACTGCTTCATAAAGGCAGGTCGTAGTGCCCACGGAAAAGGTCACTATTGGGCGGTACATCCGGCAAATGTGGAGGACTTCCTCAAAGGTGACTTCCGGCGGCGGAAGGCCCAACGGAAGGTGCGTCGTCACATGGGGCTAACCTCCGATGACGACATCTACGATAACAGTAGCCCACGTCAGTTCTTCCCCGCGATCAActccccaccaccaccaccaccaccaccgtcggcgTCTCAGCCGTCATTGTCGTCAGTTCAGCCGCCACAACCACCGCCAGCACCACATCCGGTACTCTACCTTGGTCCGGGTTCGGCGGCAACGGCAACGTCAGCggcagccgccgccgctgctgctgcagccgctgccgccgcagccgccgctgccgccaGTGCCGCCGGCTCAAGTGCAGTTGGTCCTGGAGGAGGTCCTTCAGCCGCCGGCAAACTCGCACTTGTAGCACTCGGTGAAGGAGGTCCTGCCGATCATCAACACctgcatcatcagcatcaggcTGCGGCTCTGctacaccatcatcaccagcagcagcaacagcagcagcagcaacagcatctccatcagcatcatcatcaacatcaacaccaccaccatcaccatcatcatcatcatcaaacaaCGGCTGCGGCCATCATCATGCGCAACACGATGGAGAGCTTCTCTCGCAAGCGTCAGTTCGATGTGGAGTCGCTGCTTCGACCAGACGATGGTACCGACGATCGTGAGCCCTTCGAACTACGTCGCGCTCGGCTCTGCTCACCTGCCAGCTCCAGCCAGAGCCCTTCACCATTGCCGCCCTTCGCTGGAGCCCTGCTACCGGTGcaacagccaccaccaccgccgccaaaGACGAGCCCTTCACAAACCCTACAGTCGAAGGGTGGCCAGTAG